GGTGGCGGCGCGGGTGTGAAGAGCAGACAATTTAGGGTAATGGACAAAAGACTTCAGAGTTAATCCTAAAACgtgtattaattaaaattacagTAATGGACAAAAGACTTAAacgaatattaattaaaaaaatttaatacaatatttatatttaaacggGCAAAAACATGAAACTCAATACCCGTACCCGAACCCGTTCCCGCTTATGTCGGATAGCGggtacccgaaacccgacgggtaACGGGTTGGGTGTGCGGCCGCtgcccgtttcgacacccctaataTGTATTATGAATTGTTTATAATGTACTCCAATTTGTCATCACTGGCTCGTGAAGGCAAAAATGTGCGTATGTTGGGTTTTGAAACATAGGTATCCCAATAATTAAAAAAGCAATATTATATTATTGACCTTATCTTTTATTTGCATACATCCGTTCGAGAAGAATTCCacatttttagtttaatttcttCAACTAATTTTTGTATTATAGTAACTAAATGTTGTCgcattattaatatttttgtaatttagtGTGATTCTATGAAGAAAGCTAGCTGCTCAAGCAACaagtaggagtattaaattacaCACGTGTGGGTTTAATGCAGCTGGCAAATCTTTGTGGTGGATTTTtctgataataatattcatatatataatGCCAAGATCCCAAGACTTCAACTTGTTTTTTCTTAAAATGTTTTAATTAGTGGAGAAGTAAAATAGGCAATATTTGATTTAAAACAATGAATTATTCTTAGTCAATGTATTCAAATAAggactaaaataatcttacaCAACGATTTGAAATGAGAAAATTATAAACAATGTAAATTGGATAGGAATTTCAATAGAAAGTACTACTCAGTAAACCTTTGAACCAATATTAAGATGATTATTGTCATAGTGTGCTTGGATTGACTTGATTCTGTATATATTGTGTCGATGCTATTGCTTGTTATCCTTTCTATTACGTGCTTCTATATGATTTTAACTGTTGAGATTTACTTGATAGTGTCTTGATCTTCCATCTTGTCTATGTTGTTGCTAGTTTGTTGTTAAATTGATGAGTTTTGTATAGTATCCAGAACTGATGTACTTGTCTTTTGCTTGTTTTTTTTCTCAAGTTGTGGATATATTGCTAGTCAACTAACTTGACATTGAGCATTGTTATGtataaaaactgaaataatttgttttttctATCATAGTAACACTTTTCATCGTGAATTTAATAAAGTTAcaggagtaattttttttgctttattttaCTTATAATTAAATAGTGTTATTATGCTAAGAATAAATCTTGTCacattttacaaaattataCAAGAGATTATTCAGTGATAATAATtgtttttttcttaattcttaattttagaattttgattatataaatttttttacttaatttttcgattcttgattttatgaattaattttATGACCCAATCGGCCAATCTCCCTTACTTCAATGTGGCTTTTTTCATATGCTTTCAATATTCTGCTTGTGTCACCCTGAAACATTATATCTAGTCTAATTTAGTATTTATAAATTAGAACGATTGATCCACTcacaaaaattcaattttatatggCGGCTCAACGCCAAGATGTTATTTTCTTGGTTTATAAATTAAGGCTGAAAAATGTATGTATAACCTTTTCAccaaatttgaattgtttgtgtATATATAATTTCGTAAATATGTGTATATACTAGTAGCTCGTCACAATCATTACCAATAACTTTCACTTTCATaccaatttttaaattaataatattggtAACGTTAATGACTGTCGTGGCATAATTTTCAACTGTCCTTTCCATCATccaaaaaaaactatttttattattttcattgtcGTATACGTGAGCCTTAATTGTTTTTActcatttaaatataaattcgtTTCTTTAAAAGATTTACAAAATGGatatactacaaaaaaaaacGATTTATTTCCAAGGAAGTATGTCAATAAATTGTTTTACTCAATTTATGATACTTAATCTTAAGAATCAAGAAGAGACCTCACATTCGAATTTAAATTATTACACTTTGGTTGGCCAatctttttcaaaatttaatcatttattgcatTATAACACGTATGCTGTGTGTATTAATGATTTCAATGTAGCATATgcattttaataaaatgaagtCGGTGAGCATGATGAGACGAACATTGATCTCTCGCAAGAGTCGCAAccaataataattcaatttaatttcgAATTGttttatattcttatttttttgaaaaaatatgaattattaGAGACACATAAGTTGCTACTACAATTTAGTAGGGTAGGACATTGATTTCGAATTATATTATAAGTTCGTCATATTTATCAGGCTATCACGgagtaaaataaatttttatttgattttcaatTATATATGGATGAACTTTTTACTATTGCAACATAAGCTATGTAAAATTACACGCAgctgtatatatattttgattaatttggttaTAACTTATTAAGAACGTATAGTCTATGACTCTATGCATTAATAAAATTTCACACACATACGATTTCAATGTTAAAAAATAAACtatgtaaacaatagtgaaaaattatattatgaaattatagTTTATTTATTTGCGGAAAAAAAATCGCAAAGAAATATCCTTATCGCCCACTATATATAACGATATAACATGCCTCATATTGTGGCATGATTAATGCTAGAGAACTACTACTATAAGatggaagaaataaataaaacttgaTGAGTCAAACTAGCTTATATTCATAtagcaaaagaaaaatatatactacatcCCTACCGAATAATAAAATGAATGTctatgtgtgtgtgagttgaTCAAGCGGTAGAGAAGTTATCTTCGTGGTGTGGCGCGACCTTTAAATTTAAAGTTATTTAACCATCCAATAAAATGAATGTCAAAATAATTTTAACACACTACAAAATATAATAAGCGTCTTTATTCGTGAATCCAGGATCGTGTAATATTGAACTATAACAATTTATTTTCGTAGAATTACATAATCTTTTACCATAAATTTTTTGTAAAAGTCAAGTGTAACAGAATAGTAAATTGTTACACGATTTCATGCAGTCTAAATTTTGTAATAGTGTTATTGTTACACAAGCATAAATCGCATAATACATTACAAatatattgaatttattttaacttaattaattttaatttttctataaTTCTATTTTTACAAAcactttttattaaaataagacaTTACTCCCTCCTAAACAATCTTAAGAAAAGTAGCTTATGACGAAACTCCAAAATCAATCTTTTTCCTCCACACAACCTAAAGtaaaacaaattttaatgcCACACAAAACAGACAAAACCCAGAAAAACTGGGTATAAATCATCTCCCCACTCATCTAGAAACACTTGACTTTTCATTATTATCATCTTTAACATCCCTCaaccaataaaataaataatcaaaatattttttcaaataaaaattaaattttcaaattaaaaagaaagtgACAATTGGACCTACATCTATTGTATAACAATCCCACCACAACcacctctcttcttcttccccaaaaTTCCCTCAAATTTTTTCAAACTCAAAAAAAAATCTGCAATGAACGATCCAAGATTCGACCGTTCCAAATCCAACGATCACAATTTCAATCCCCAAATCGAAAACCGCTGCATCAACAGCGCATCAATCGATCACGAATTCGTCCAATTCCGGCCGAATTTCCAGACCTCCGACGACGATTCCGGCGCGTGCTCGCCGCCGCTGTGGAAGAGCAGCCCGAGCACGCCGTCGGAGCCGCTCCTCAGCCACCACCACTACCGCAACCTATCGCCGGCGGCGCGGCTGCAGGCCATCGCGAGGGGGCAGAGGGAGCTCATGGAGATGGTGAGAAACATGCCGGAATCCTCCTACGAGCTGTCGCTGAAGGATCTGGTCGAGCACCACCGGATTGATGCCCACGCGCCGCCGCCGGGGGAATCGCCGGCGAGAGTGGGGAGGCAGGAGAGCAAGAGGAGCGTGTCGAGGAGCGGGAGCTTGAAGGTTGAGAGCAGAGGGGTGTTTTTGAAGATGGTGTTGCCGTTTTCGTTGCCGGCGAAGAAGAGGAGAGGTGTTGATCGGAGTTTTAGCAGTGGGAGGGTTTTGCCGGCgaaaggcggcggcggcggcggggaaGGGGATTGGTGGAGGAAGAAGGTTAGTCGGTCGAGTGAGAGTGATAGTAGCAGGATGAGTGATAGTAGCAGGATGAGTGTTAATAGCGGCGGCGGCAGCAGTAGCAGAAGCAGCAGCGCCGGCAGCAGTAGCTGCCGGAGCTTTGGCGCCGGCAGGTATATCAGTTTATTTGCTTTTCAGTTTCTTGATATTGATCAATTGTCGGGAATATATTATTGAtgtttttcaaccatgtaacgGCGTTTTATAGACAACATTGTTTAACTCAGACTTTAATGTTATGATTTCGTCAAAAAATTTGGTTTGCCGGAAAAATTCGCGTAGTTCGGTATATTATGGCCGActaacaattttaaaaatatgctgaaaataattatgtttatatTTCTTCGCAATTATCTCACGAAAGAAGCGATAGTCCACGAATAATGGACTATATTGGAGTATGTTCTCTATGTATCGAACAccgaaaaatcatgaaatttagaTTCATTCCCATATTTGTGGAATaactacaaacaaataaatacttTAAGCATGATTTTTCCTTCTTGACTTTAAAGTTGTGGATCGGAttaaaatttgaccaaatttcatTATCTCTTGATAATTTGCACTTATTTTTGTCTTGTTTGTTTAATAGATAAAGAtttgacttttatgtgattgtTGAAATGCGGAGGGGTTGTCTGAAACACATGTCTATTTTGATGCAGGAAAAGGAACGATTATCAAACAGGCTGCTGGCCGTTTTTTCGAGCCAAAAACAGTAAATCAGCAGAGTAGAAGAGTGATGAATTTGTACATTCATGAAAGCAGATATTATTCTGTTTTGTTTGTGATCAAGACTCGAGTTGTGTCAACTGTAATAACCCCATGTCAAAATTCCAAGTTGTGTAGTGCCACTGTTAATGAATCATAAATTAACATCACGCAATAACACACTTGTTGCAATCTCGTCTACATTATAAAGGATGATTTTCGGACAAAATATGTCTTAATTGAGGGTATTTGATTACAATCTGTCTTGTTTCAGTGTGAGTTTCATTTATTGTTGCTTTGATACaacgttttttttatttttattttatttttttatttttttgatactACGTTCCCACATCGATATTTCATGATAAATGCCAAGTGGGGCTATAAAAGTGGTTGAATGTTGGGCCGAACTATGTGGCCGAGCTTTGAATGTTGATTATGGCCCTCTTGTTCCAAGCTGGGAGTTGGCTGTGGAGTGGAGGGCACTGCGTCAGGTTGGCTTCATAGAGCAGCGAATTACTTCCTGCTCTCGGCAGTGgacaaaattattttgaaaatgcCACATAATAAATTATAGGAGTAGGAAATTGTCAATCCTTCTACATCTTAAAGACTATTTTACATCAAAATATGTCCTAATTAAGGATTATTAGCTTGAAATAAAGAGCAAATATGGATGGATTGATTTCTTGTTTCAATGTGAGTCCCCATGGATAGAATATTTTGTATTGCTTTCATACTTTTATCCCGAAATAAGTTTCATCTCGAAAAgaagttaatttttatttttaaaaaagcaaaaaaaggaaagagttgTTTGTACTTGAAATCCAAGGGACTCTAATGCCATTTTTGCTACAATGCAACCAATGAAATCTCATATTCCTCTTGCTTGCATCTACACAGTTCCAAAGCACATAAGTTTCTCACAGGTTTGTTTTTCACTTCTTCAAAATTCTTCTTATGCTCAAGTACCATTGTTCTCTCTTCTCTTGTTCTAATCTTTGATGCAAATGGTGCTTATATTTGCATTAATATCAAAATCTTTGTTTGTTGATTCAGGAAGCATTTAGATGGACAGATGATTACTTGAAAGCCATCGGTTACAAGGAAGTAGATGGCAAGATTGAAAGCTATCGGTTACAAGATAACGGTGTACTTCTATTTTGATTTGTCATGATAGTCCTCTACCTCTCTTAATATGTAGTAACATGATTTTGTTGCTTGCCCAGATTGCTGGATACGGGATGTACTGTCGATACAAAAACCAATTCGAGAAGCTATTGAGCGTGATTAGGCGCGACTTTGTGAACGCGTTACAGGAAGGTGGTGGAGAGTTGAGGAGTGCCAAGATGAGCAAGGTTTAGATGTCGATTCAAAATTATACAAGAAAGAACCTGAAGGATTCCAATTGAGATACTGTTTAGACTCAAATGGACTGTATTGACGAATAATTCCACCATGTTGAAATGTAATACTCCACTAGTATAAAACTCTCTGTttcaaatgaaaatgaaataatactttctcaaATTTCTCAAAATTAAAGCCTATATACCTTGTGATCATGAACGGCTGATTGCCTTCTTTTGCATCTCAAGAGTTGTTTATCTCATTGCGTTAATTTGAGGAATTAGTATATGAATGTCATAATTGCATGTATTATTCGAAACCCCTCCCCTCCCACCTCTTTAATAATATGAGTTGTGACTTGTGATTTTATGCTAAATTGAACGGTTATATTACTACTACggaattaaaatattactactacgcAATATGTACAACCATCTTTACTTTTACTCGTAGAatataaattcaataaaaaatataaatttaattaaattatatttgttaattaaaaaggcatttttgttaatattttcaaaactcCTTATTCATAAGATCAAAATAATAGTACGAAAATATAGATGATATCGTCACTTATTTTGTTTATtcataatatcaaaataatagTACGAAAATATTATAAGTCGCGCTATGCGCGTGGGTGAACACTAGTTATGTATAATACACAAATCTagataatttaatttctatcaAACATCAACGAAAAAAATCATAGCTACGTATAATTTGACACGAAGCCCGCATTTCTTATCTTGTTTTAGATATCATTTTATATCTCATCTTTCTTATCAAAGAGTCCTAATATCATAGAAAATGTAATAAATACAAACTCACCGTAAAAATGTGGGAAAGGAAAAAAGAACAATCCTGGCTTTGAAATGTTTGTGCCGGAGATGTCTGTGCCGGAGTTTTCTGATATTGAGGGTGACCTGACTCCTCTTAGGTATTACGACTGttctcctttcttttttttacttttactttttatcTTTTGTGGAGTATTTTACATCAATCATACAATCACGACCTTGGAACTCTATTATACTTTTCAGagatttgaaatttgaaatgtaTGTGCTGGAGTTTTCTGATATTGATATTGAGGGTGACCTGACTCCTCTTAGGTATTATGACTTGTTTGTTCTTTTTTACTTTGATCTTTAATCTTTTGTGGGATATTTTACAGCGATTACACAGTTAActctaaaatattttttagtgcTTTGAAAGAATTGAAGAAACCTGGCTTCGTAATGTGTGTGTGGAATTTTTTGACCAATCACCTTATAGGTATTGTTATTGGTCTACTCCCCtttttgcttattcattttatttgatgTGGGATATTTTACAGTGAACATACAACATACAATCACTTCTTTATAActgtaatatattaattttcagaggtttgaaagaaaagaaaccTGGCTTTGATATATCTGTGCTGAAATTTTTTGATATTGAGGCTAACCAGAAGCCTCCTAGGTATTATGACTTGTATACTCCcctttttacttttgttttttatcTTTTGTGTGATATTTTACAGCGATAGTGCCATGTTGAGATCATACAATCACGGTTTTTACCTTTGGCAGTGATGACTCTAAAGAGGAAATGCAACGCCATCTTCTGATGGCTAAAACTGGATTAGCTGAAGGTGTGGTCTTTGTGCTAAGGGACGACTGTAAGCGTAATGCATTGGTGTGTAATTGTTTTATCCTAATTGTTGTTTAAAGCTACCGGTTTTGGTTATTTTTCTGGTAGTGGTTGACTTGTATTCATTCGTGACAGGAGGCCACGAGAGCCAAATTATCAGCTCTCAAGACTGCCGTGGACAATGAAACTGATCGCCGTATGTCAAAGATAGCTCAAGTTGACAAAGATCGTGAATTACAACAATTTTTTTGTAtacgaaactttcgatacggtAATGATAagaaattctttcatattgatattttcgatacaataacgatacaaaattttcggtataatATACCATATTGACCCAACCCTATTTATAACTCCAATTGTTGGTACAATATACCGTATTAGTTAAAATACTAGACACTGATTATGATGGCTACTATTAACACTTTCTCAATTGAATGCACATATGAAAATAACTCTTTGTAACTCCAAAGTCCAAAGTCTATTTATAAGCTCCATAAGTCGGTGAAGTCTAATGATATAAGCTAGAAAGTTCTAGCTAGTctgttttattaataaatttgtgCAAAAAAAGCCTTTTCTCATTTCTCTAGAAAGTGCTAGGACACTCATTGCataaaactatttatttatatgtATGATTTCAAAAATAATTTGGCCGATTTGGTGCCTAATGTATTAATGTGGTAAATTCAACGTGGATATTTCGACTAGGATTATTTTTGGGATATTACACTTTCTTTGGCTACGATGATTCTAAAGAGGAAGTATCTCTTAGAATGTAATGCCACTAATGGAAGAGGAAGCAGGAGAGCAAGAGGAGTATGTCGAAGAGCGGTAAATCGGCGGAGTAGAAAAGTGGAGAATTGAAGGATTTGTAAATTCATGAAATCATCAAAAACAATTATTCTGTTTTGTTTGTGATCAAGACTCAAGTTGTGTCAACTGTAATAACCTCTGTTAGAAATTCAAGTTGAGTAATGTTGTTGTTAATGAATGATATATTAATAATGTCACACAATTACACACTCGTCTACATTATAAAGATGATTTTACAACGaaatctatactaatataaagtGACAGTTTAATGAAAAGTCAAAAAtgccctttttggcgggaaactATGAAGCATAATAATCTATCCTTTTAGTCATTTTGTGGGCATGTTATTGATGGCAGAATTTGTGTTCACACTAGCATTAATTGATTAGATGGTTATAGTACACCCAATATCAATTATTGATTGAATAAGTCCTCAAAGTTAAGAGGAAAATTAAATATCGACATGATTACACAAACTTCCACAGATgataaatttagtaaatgattgataataataataatagtagtagtagtaataataataataataataataataatactaataataataataataataataataataataaattcagaataaaaacttaaaaagaaGTCATTTCGATTTTTTAAATTCCACAAGGACCACTCTATGAAATTCCATTACAATTTGTTTTAgtacataaaatagaaaagaataGGGAAATTAATAAGAAGATATAAGATGTTGGCAATTTGTTTTAGTTACAATTTGTTTTCGCTTTTTGACTACTCCAATAATTATACTTCTACCATTAAACCCTATAGTTATTTACAAGATCATTTATTTTTTGTGCCGTTTAATTTTTGCATTTTGAATGGGAGTTATACTATTATAGCCTACAATACGCTATTTAATGATATACTATACCGATTATGTATCGAGTAATTGCAAAATTAATTATGACATGAATAGGCTATCGAATACTATCACTATTTATTTATgcccaattttaaaaaatgataaacaatTTATATTATAGTGGGTCGGTAAATATTCGAacttttaatgtattttaaaaattcaccattttttataattcagatatacaaattttttatttatcttatttttcgATACAAATTTCGGGGGAGAAGTCTATAAAGCTTAtatgataaattaaatttagcATTGGGGTAATAAAaacatcatttttttatttggatcTTAACTAATTTCAATTTGCAAATTTCGATTTCTGCACCAACtttaatgaaacaaaaattaaataaaccgaattcaacatatttgaattcaattttcagataaaatcataaaacacTGAATATGCATGTATTTACATGCCTATTacaatctatactaatctaaagtgacaGTTTAATGAAAAGTCAAAAATGTCCTTTTGGTGAGAAACTGTGAAGCCTAATTTTTTACCCTTTTAGTCATTTTGTGGGAATGTTGTTAATTGCAGAATTTGTGTTCAcactatatatgtatatgggTTGTGTATGTGGCAGCGTGTATCTATAATAAAAGGTAGCATCTATTGGACAAAAAATGGTGAAATGAACTGCTTTAATTTAATGTGTTGaaattactttataaatatatattctagGTGGGAGAGTAGATGTGGAGGCGTGGGTTTAGTCTATTCGGGTTTAGTTTGGGcttttttgtgtatttaataATATGGGCTTttaataatatagtagaattttaaattgaacacatttttaaaattacatttgGATTGTTATTGTAtataatagtatatatttttaaaattatttaaatatattaatttaatttaatgtgttgaaattactttataaatatatatttacattcaagatatatatatatatatatagggatatattcatttcctttttgcatattttctcttttttcctcCTTGATCTCAgacccacgattttgtcatccgacggttagattagtgccacgtgtcagttaataatgcagattttctgttgaataatgcacaccgactaataatgcaccattatagtgtaataatgcagattttcagttgaataatgcacactgattaataatgcatcattatagtgtaataatgcagatcatctagaccgttgatgaatgagatctaacggctcatattaagaagaataaaggatctaagggatgaataggagaataacgctcccatatatatatatatatatatatatatatatatatatatatatatagagagagagagagagagagagagggtcatgttaaaatacaaactctttataatacaaactatacaaactttaatcctactcacttaatacaattaatcaacggttaatataagagatttttctaatgtcaacttTTTGtcatcgaaaaatcagaatttggacacccccgtcgacagaatttgtacactccgtacatcccccggtgacataatttgtacattccgttgacatcgacccccggtgacataatttgtacagtccgttgacatcgacccctgttgacataatttgtacactccggtgacataatttgtacagtccgttgacatagtttgtagtttgtatcaAAGATagagagtttgcatttgatcacacctctagagagagaaatatatttatatttaaattactataagtAGTATACATAGTTATAAttgagttgattttgatttattccaCTACCTAAGATATTGTTATTTATGATTGagttctatttctttttttatgattCTCAAAATATTATGTTTATGAATATTATCATGCATTATTGAAATTAGTATTGATAAAAG
This sequence is a window from Salvia splendens isolate huo1 chromosome 5, SspV2, whole genome shotgun sequence. Protein-coding genes within it:
- the LOC121802455 gene encoding uncharacterized protein LOC121802455, with the protein product MNDPRFDRSKSNDHNFNPQIENRCINSASIDHEFVQFRPNFQTSDDDSGACSPPLWKSSPSTPSEPLLSHHHYRNLSPAARLQAIARGQRELMEMVRNMPESSYELSLKDLVEHHRIDAHAPPPGESPARVGRQESKRSVSRSGSLKVESRGVFLKMVLPFSLPAKKRRGVDRSFSSGRVLPAKGGGGGGEGDWWRKKVSRSSESDSSRMSDSSRMSVNSGGGSSSRSSSAGSSSCRSFGAGRKRNDYQTGCWPFFRAKNSKSAE